The proteins below are encoded in one region of Toxoplasma gondii ME49 chromosome IV, whole genome shotgun sequence:
- a CDS encoding hypothetical protein (encoded by transcript TGME49_301300) has protein sequence MTPLPSSLSCAPAAAGWTQREPLQDLDAKAETEKSRSSSSSSSSSSSSSFSSSSSFSSFSSSSSSSSSFSSFSSSATVQPSDVVSRSGARRVVLRERSGAGGASCSSSSLPTASVFASPPSAAQPSSSSRPSPSPGKSLSVCTLSASDGRGKRRPHSFGGGGREAKKARFSSTRRRGNAGQAEREVEARIGEEEREEELRKEVLDAVKILTSPEEIEALVRILVDLRESNFALFERIIHRRGCQECLQILEETLMVEREGGQFLPCGRRRTPGGIFLRLLQSRIPPEDRKFIWDEQVRAQKERRKLLKSARRQFARDTCAERAASALLESEEQKARPARKLPESRGSEPEEGECTDDE, from the exons ATGACGCCGctcccttcctcgctctcctgcgCTCCAGCCGCGGCGGGGTGGACACAAAGGGAGCCATTGCAGGACCTCGATGCCAAAGCGGAAACCGAGAAATCAagatcttcttcctcctcttcttcctcctcttcttcttcctctttctcttcttcctcttctttctcttctttctcttcctcttcttcttcctcttcttctttttcttctttttcttcttccgcgacTGTGCAGCCTTCTGATGTTGTGTCGCGATCAGGGGCGCGGCGAGTAGTTCTGCGCGAGCGTAGCGGCGCCGGCGgagcttcttgttcttcgtcttctttgccaaccgcttctgtctttgcctctccgccgtctgcggcgcagccttcctcctcttctcgtccgtcgccttctccaggaaagagtctctccgtctgcacTCTTTCTGCAAGTGACGGTCGAGGAAAGCGGAGGCCGCACAGCTTCGGTggcggagggagagaagcgaagaaggcgcggtTCTCGTCGACGCGACGCCGCGGCAACGCAGGGCAGGCAGAGAGGGAAGTCGAGGCTCGCATcggggaggaagagcgagaggaagagctgAGAAAAGAGGTCCTGGACGCCGTCAAGATCTTGACGAGTCCGGAGGAGATCGAGGCCCTCGTTCGGATTCTTGTCGATCTCAGGGAGAGCAatttcgctctcttcgagCGGATTATTCACCGCCGAGGCTGTCAAGAGTGTCTCCAGATCCTCGAGGAAACTCTA ATGGTCGAGCGCGAAGGCGGCCAGTTCCTCCCTTGCGGACGCCGCAGGACGCCCGGCGGgatttttctgcgtctcctccagagCAG AATTCCTCCGGAGGACAGGAAGTTCATTTGGGATGAGCAAGTCCGCGCtcagaaggagaggagaaaactgTTGAAGAGCGCGCGGAGACAGTTTGCGAGAGACACCTGCGCAGAGCGAGCGGCGAGCGCCTTGctggaaagcgaagaacagaaagccAGGCCAGCGAGAAAGCTCCCAGAGTCAAGAGGGAGCGAaccggaagaaggcgagtgCACTGACGACGAatga
- a CDS encoding hypothetical protein (encoded by transcript TGME49_301330~Predicted trans-membrane domain (TMHMM2.0):91-114): MQDGGERSSSLHEDSFSLFSFEEMQLLGLLLSSSTRPSSRRSSCRSVCLAFFVSVSLDGSRAVVLDRLSRFFLFFSLAMDRRHPHTSLPPSFVFFLSTLFASHPFFAFFAFFAFFPSLPFLRSLESPLPEAFPRATRVPLDFCVSLRKPGRPNDDVPRKELNRLSTALERISQKLSRRAPTATRSDSTMQGVAAETAATFSTQERPGVRCKGATGPVRVDDSKSVFPSNSFRGQTS; this comes from the coding sequence ATGCAGGACGGAGGAGAGCGGTCGAGCAGTCTGCATGAAGattctttctcgctcttctcatTCGAGGAAATGCAGCTTCTCGGCCTGCTTCTTTCGTCCTCCACCCGACCAAGTTCGCGCCGCTCGAGTTGCCggtctgtgtgtctcgcgttctttgTCTCGGTGAGTCTCGACGGTTCGCGCGCCGTTGTGCTTGATCGTCTCTCACGATTCTTCttattcttctctctggcgatGGACAGACGGCATCCACACacctcgcttcctccctctttcgtcttttttctctccacgcttttcgcttctcacccttttttcgcgttcttcgctttcttcgctttctttccttctcttcctttcctccgttCCCTCGAGAGTCCCCTCCCAGAAGCGTTTCCGCGAGCGACGCGCGTTCCTCTCGACTTTTGCGTTTCGCTGCGAAAGCCTGGCAGGCCAAATGACGATGTCCCCCGAAAGGAACTCAACAGGCTCTCCACCGCGCTCGAAAGGATCTCGCAGAAACTCAGCAGACGCGCGCCCACGGCAACGCGGAGCGACTCAACGATGCAAGGCGTCGCTGCAGAAACTGCGGCAACTTTTTCAACTCAAGAACGTCCCGGAGTCAGATGCAAAGGCGCAACCGGACCTGTTCGTGTAGACGACTCGAAATCTGTCTTTCCATCGAACTCCTTTCGAGGACAGACTTCTTGA
- a CDS encoding hypothetical protein (encoded by transcript TGME49_301280) — translation MQRPVGRFCARPSLFFQRTFTQRSRKKKGESRGLRNERVRSDESVSPGSEGRRPARLCREAKPRASDHQSFRTSPRNACSRSQNISTMSSGRRLRKSSFSPPRQTQCLSPLSVDRDGRNLQRKLKAAGICPFPPHRRSARHGSTQNIYLNSVKYKYKCEQSAPYVYIHIYIYICLQTERDNDRVYGVQRVIPSFLLCFRGRSIQ, via the coding sequence atgcaaaggccTGTGGGGCGGTTCTGCGCGCggccttctctttttttccaaaGAACGTTTACGCAAAGGTctaggaagaagaaaggtgaGAGCAGAGGGCTGCGGAACGAACGCGTGAGGTCTGACGAAAGTGTGAGTCCTGGATCTGAAGGGAGAAGACctgcgcgtctctgtcgagaagcgaagccTCGCGCTTCAGACCATCAATCCTTCCGAACGTCTCCGAGGAACGCCTGCAGTCGCTCCCAGAACATTTCCACCATGTCGAGCGGAAGGAGACTCCGGAAAAGCtcgttctcgcctccgcGACAAACGCAGTGCCTCTCACCTCTTAGCGTGGACAGAGACGGTCGAAATCTGCAGCGTAAACTGAAGGCCGCAGGCATTTGCCCTTTTCCCCCCCACCGCCGCAGCGCCAGACACGGATCTACACAAAATATTTATTTGAATTCAGtcaaatataaatataaatgtGAGCAAAGCGCtccatatgtatatatacatatatatatatatatatgtctacaGACGGAAAGAGACAACGATAGGGTGTATGGAGTACAGCGAGTcattccttctttccttctgtgtttccgtgGTAGGTCTATACAGTGA
- a CDS encoding hypothetical protein (encoded by transcript TGME49_301310), whose protein sequence is MLSCPTPSPHPSSSFPHPSSSSPPSHPSSSPPSHPSSPPPHPSSSLSSECLEDGPMADASLDRRVRASSTLHAVSPAVHLCSASVSVSRSLSSAAAVSSARPSPLATAHPGSSPLSSSAASLVHWYAQQLGELEQRLKEQDRAHRRELRGLATSFEIQLALTARGTPNTKLLQLAFGSLPPASLSSPSPRAAVSETLAEAERPFASSRAPRLLAFSSATGKEHRREASDGDVRPSGGPTLRAGGELPPAESASCSPPDESVCSDLLSPTERAGKATRGAEERGERRSRRSKESASSRKQSLPADEEEEESKEGGRVDMQVESEKSREALFAEFFSFLQTEASSARCRHCGREIQLSAFRSHCLSCPSRGNSLGCEGRKDSETEKHFLLPLASDSDNSPVARSALFGRLPPSHASSFVFLSKRQTASAEEPALPNDRTGSLLPDAKPPLSSVFSSSPLDLSSSPQSSPSSSCLLSSPSQSSPSSTSLSFFPSPSSSSSSSSCTSASSSAALVGCTDSSLRTGCAGVSCQSFFSPTLLHTLSFLLTSTQACVSRSAEQEGEERMREGGEAAEAAEKREREAWRREDGRERGREPGRRRRRRRDQAKAEEERKERDGWRFHLPLAAFPIQAMHHHGRNSGKTES, encoded by the exons ATGCTCTCCTGTCCAACGCCTTCTCCccatccttcttcttcttttccccatccttcttcttcttctcctccttcccatccttcttcttctcctccttcccatccttcttctcctcctccccatccttcttcttctttgtcatCAGAGTGTCTGGAGGATGGTCCAATGGCAGACGCTTCGCTCGATAGACGAGTCCGCGCCTCGTCCACGTTGCACGCCGTCTCGCCCGCAGTGCATTTGTGCTCTGCGTCAGTCTcggtctctcgttctctttcttctgctgcagctgtttcctctgctcgtccgtctcctctggcgACTGCACATCCCGGTTCTTCGCCGCTGTCTTCATCCGCGGCGTCGCTCGTCCACTGGTATGCTCAGCAACTTGGGGAACTCGAGCAGAGACTGAAGGAACAAGATCGAGCACACCGGCGCGAGCTTCGCGGTCTCGCTACAAG CTTCGAGATTCAGCTCGCCTTGACTGCGCGAGGAACTCCCAACACGAAGCTTCTTCAACTCGCTTTCGGTTCTCTCCcgcctgcgtcgctctcttctccgtctccgcgAGCCGCAGTTTCGGAGACTCTCGCGGAGGCAGAAAGGccgttcgcctcctcgcgagCTCCTCGGCTGCTGGCGTTTTCGTCTGCGACTGGGAAGGAGCATCGCCGAGAAGCGAGCGACGGCGACGTCCGGCCTTCGGGTGGACCTACACTCCGAGCGGGCGGCGAGCTGCCGCCGGCAGAGTCCGCTTCCTGTTCGCCTCCAGACGAGAGCGTCTGCAGTGACCTTCTCTCGCCGACAGAGCGAGcagggaaggcgacgcgaggagcagaagaacgaggagagagacgctcgcGCCGTTCGAAGGAGTCCGCGTCCTCCAGAAAACAATCCCTAccagcagacgaagaagaagaggagagcaaggaaggaggaagagtgGACATGCAGGTGGAGAgtgagaagagcagagaagctcTCTTTGCagagttcttctcctttcttcagaCGGAGGCCTCGAGTGCACGCTGTCGACACTGTGGACGAGAAATTCAG CTTTCCGCGTTTCGCTCccactgtctctcctgtccttCTCGGGGAAACTCTCTGGGTtgtgaaggaagaaaagactcggagacagaaaaacatttccttcttcccctcgcgTCCGACTCGGACAACAGCCCCGTCGCCAGGAGCGCTCTCTTTGGCCGCCTTCCTCCGTCACACGCTTCctcttttgttttcctttctaAACGCCAAACTGCTTCAGCTGAAGAACCTGCCCTTCCCAACGACCGAACCGGGAGTCTTCTCCCAGACGCAAAGCCTCCTCTGTcgtccgttttttcctcgtctcctcttgatctctcttcgtctcctcagtcttctccctcttcctcttgtctcttgtcgtctccttctcagtcttctccttcttccacttctctctcgttcttcccttcgccttcttcttcttcctcttcttcttcctgcacctctgcttcttcctctgctgcgttggtggggtgtacagacagctcgCTGCGGACAGGCTGCGCGGGCGTGAGTTGTcagtcgtttttctcgccgaCTTTGCTCCACACGCTGTCCTTCTTGCTCACCTCGACGCAGGCCTGTGTCTCGCGTTCTGCAGaacaggagggagaagagcgcatgcgagagggaggggaagcagcagaagcagctgagaagagggagagagaagcatggcgaagagaagacggcagagagCGCGGAAGAGAGCCGGGGCGAAGGCgtcgaaggaggcgagaccAGGCCaaggccgaagaagaaaggaaggagagagatggGTGGCGGTTCCAtctgcctctcgctgcgTTCCCCATTCAAGCCATGCATCACCACGGCCGAAACTCCGGGAAGACGGAAAGCTGA
- a CDS encoding hypothetical protein (encoded by transcript TGME49_301290) codes for MRGRRPLSLFARTSRFRGLSSSASAAQGESHPEAATASSASDSVPLPRTASCFSPFSGPRSSGLSSLFLSPEDIQRFLDDSTPNLVFVGLPGSGISSIARVVFQRVPPHETGGDDGSDLKAEVTVARCGSLLEFSVTVLPGRFVFDSLHLASAALPSSSGVCRMPSSNSVSPQSLSDVVSPKTSSMPFPASSLSLLGSADLASEEDSWEEVLRRTDCLVFVLDVQSETALSEDLPQASAFLKQAWRIKPQLFVEIFLHKSRGGEDARADGVARQLEESLRMQLNESLAETKQGLPQGEAEAARLCFRACQKKTAGCGDSGPSGEASRVSLASSLFCFASTCIFDASVFQASSRAVQRLFHHSEICQEMLARLVQSCRFEKAILFDADSRLCLASDAAAFDASTFELVAEIVEMGRELKSIYAAEPPGRAVDRPRRRRRAEERRAEPSREGSREEHEEREGQGAAKREEGESERGAADGEQEDRRKREEREDAQQDQEEGEQEEGEREQGKQEEGKQEQAGRTERAATREAMKSGATVEGEEQLTDGDSSRVKSLFCSKTSSEAADVVLAGRNGVEETASTTPFASGAVRLRSEETYLVHLTSGLLLLVFAVDEELRVACVVRENQFDRPHLVDWNLRVLRHAFLQISALEREAHSLSVSMARRRRACSESCENAKL; via the exons ATGAGAGGGAGGCGtccgctgtcgctcttcgctcgcACCTCTCGCTTTCGGGGACTGTCCTCCTCAGCCTCTGCAGCGCAGGGAGAGTCGCATCCCGAGGCGGCCACCGCGTCCTCCGCCTCAGACTCCGTTCCTCTCCCCCGCAccgcctcctgcttctcgccgttctctggACCGCGGAGCTCCGGTCTGAGCAGCCTCTTCCTCAGCCCCGAGGACATACAGCG ATTCCTCGACGACAGCACACCGAACTTGGTTTTCGTGGGCTTGCCTGGGAGCGGAATCTCGTCCATCGCTCGCGTTGTGTTTCAACGTGTTCCTCCCCATGAGACAGGCGGCGACGATGGCAGCGACCTCAAG GCCGAAGTGACGGTGGCGCGCTGCGGATCGCTCCTTGAATTTTCCGTCACGGTTCTGCCTGGTCGATTCGTTTTCGactctctccacctcgcgTCTGCTGCGCTGCCCTCGTCCTCGGGCGTCTGTCGCATGCCCTCGTCCAACTCCGTCTCCCCGCAGAGTCTGAGTGACGTTGTTTCTCCGAAGACCTCCTCCATGCCCTTccccgcgtcttctctctccctcttggGCTCCGCAGACTTGGCCAGCGAGGAAGATTCTTGGGAGGAAGTCCTGCGACGCACAGactgcctcgtcttcgtcctggACGTCCAGAGCGAAACTGCTCTCTCCGAAGATCTCCCTCAAgcctctgcctttctcaAGCAAGCTTGGCGGATCAAGCCGCAACTGTTTGTCGAG ATTTTTCTGCACAAATCAAGGGGAGGCGAGGACGCACGAGCGGACGGTGTGGCGCGACAGCTGGAGGAATCTTTGCGCATGCAATTGAACGAAAGTCttgcggagacgaagcagggACTGCCCcagggagaggcggaggcggcacGGCTGTGCTTCCGCGCTTGTCAAAAAAAGACTGCAGGTTGCGGAGACTCTGGGCCTTCTGGGGAGgcctctcgagtttctctcgcgtcttcgctcttctgcttcgcgtcCACCTGCATCTTCGACGCGTCTGTTTTCCAGGCGAGCAGCCGCGCTGTCCAG CGTCTCTTCCACCACAGCGAGATCTGTCAGGAGATGCTGGCGCGGCTGGTGCAGTCATGTCGATTCGAGAAGGCGATTCTCTTCGACGCAGACTCGCGACTGTGCCTCGCAAGCGACGCCGCAGCCTTCGACGCGTCCACCTTCGAACTCGTCGCCGAAATCGTGGAGATGGGGAGAGAGCTGAAGTCGATCTACGCAGCAGAGCCGCCGGGCAGAGCCGTCGACCGACCGCGCCGACGCAGGCgcgcagaagaacgaagagcaGAACCAAGCAGAGAAGGATCCCGCGAAGAAcatgaagagcgagaagggcAGGGGgccgcgaagagagaagaaggagagagcgagagaggagcagcagacggagaacaagaggatcgcagaaagagagaagagcgcgaagaCGCACAACAGGAccaagaagagggagagcaagaagaaggagagcgagaacaaggaaagcaagaagaaggaaagcaagaaCAAGCTggcagaacagagagagcggcaacgagagaagcgatgAAGAGTGGAGCAACtgtcgaaggcgaagaacagTTGACAGATGGAGACTCGAGCCGTGTGAAGTCTCTTTTTTGTTCTAAAACGTCGTCTGAAGCTGCAGACGTTGTTTTGGCTGGCAGGAACggagtcgaggagacagcttcGACGACGCCTTTCGCGTCGGGCGCCGTCCGATTGAGGTCGGAGGAGACGTACCTTGTGCACTTGACGTCCggcttgcttctcctcgtcttcgcggtcgacgaagaactgcgagttgcatgcgttgtccGCGAAAATCAGTTCGACAGACCTCACCTCGTAGACTGGAACTTGCGAGTTCTGCGTCATGCCTTCCTCCAGATCAGCGCGCTCGAGCGCGAGGCCCACAGCCTCTCGGTTTCGATGGCGAGGcgcagacgcgcatgcagcgaatcATGCGAGAACGCGAAGCTGTAG